ccccccccttctctacccacctctctttctttctttctctctctctccctctcctcctctctctccctcaacttctccctctctcctcctcctctctccagttcCAGATCTGAAGCCGAGACCTACGGCTGCAGGAGTGGTTTTCACCACAGAGGAGCCTGTCCCGCTGTCCACGACACAGGCcactggccccgccccctcagcGCCCCCCGCCGCCGAGCCCAGCCCCAACCCCGACCCCACCACCCCACTGCCCACCGAGgccgagggagagagcggggcGGATTGGGAACGGGAGAGGGagcaagaaagggagaaggagagggagagggagagagagagagtccgagagctggagcgagagagggagagagaaaaggagagggagcgcgagagggagagagagcgggagagagagagggagagagaacgtgaaagagagagagagagggagagagagcgggaaagGGAACGAGTGAGGGCAGCGCAGAGCACCGTCTCCCCGAAGTCCCCCGATGCCGTTCCCGTGGCGACCACCGGCTCTACCGTTTCCACCGCGGAGTCCGCCGTGCCGTCTAGTGGGCTGGATGACCTGgtcaccacagaagaagatgaGGATGTCTACATCTCGCCAGAGCCCAGCACATCCTATCCCGACATACCTCTGGAcaccaccacagaagaagacatgCCCACCACAACAGAGGCCACACCCGAACCTACGACAACTCCACCCCTGCCCACCACCGCCGAGCCCTCCACAACAGTCAAAACCAACGCACCCTTCAGGCCGAGGGCCCCGGTGACCCCGCCCTCTCGGGCGACTCCCACGGAACGGACGACACGACCCCCACCGCCCTCCACAGCACAGGTGGGCTTGGTTAGCAACACGCCAGCACAGGTCAACATCACCACCAACAGAGTTAGGTGGTCCAGGTGGTCATTCATTACTtggttgtgttttgtgtggTTGACTGTTCGTCAGCCTGCAAACAGACTGCTGCAGTACGGGCTGCTTCTATGTTGAAGGTTTATCACTGCATCTCAGATCTGGATGCAAGCATGGAACATGCCCTTATATAGTAAACAGCCACTACTTAGAGTAGAGTTAGTTTCTGTGATCTGACAGAATGATTCTGAAAATGCGTACCCACATTTTATGGCCTTGTATTGACTATTTCTGTGGTTAGCTCCAAGGTTATTTACACAGTGCTGTTTTGGAGGCATTTAAATCTTGACATTTTCCTACCAATCAAGACACAGACTCTCattgtgtaaatgttgactggaacaGGAACTAGGAAAAGGGATTTTATTGAGGTTTGGATGAATATCAAGACAGACATAAGGCAACCAATAAAGTTACACATTtaacctctctccttttccctctgttTTCCCTCCTCCTTAACTCCCCccatcttccctccccccctctcttcatctccatgtctccctcccccctccctaggCGCGTCCGGAGGAGGGTAATAACGAGGTGGGGGTCGTGGGACCCAGCGGAGATTTCGAAATCCGTGAAGAAGACAGGAGGCAGAATGAGCTGGGGCGAGACCGGAGCCTGGatgtgggggcggggcctgaccTGGTGGGCAACACGGTGGACACAGGAAGCTCCGCTGCCCAGCTGCCCCAGAAGAACAtcctggagaggaaggaggttCTGATAGGTAGGACTGCTTGTCAATCACTCGGACTGGGGAGGGTGCACAGTTTGCGtgacattttttgggggtggtctATCTAGTGGCCATCTttgtccatgtctgtctgtctggctgtctggctgtctggctgtctggctgtctggctgtctggctgtctgtctggctctctgtccacctccttgtctgtctgtgtctgtttgcctgGCTATTAGCAGTACCAACTATAGGTTACTTACTGTAATGTCGCTCACCTAAGCACACCTGACCCGAGTACACCTGAGTATCGTagctccctccagcctccaccctccaccctcctgcctccagcctccaccctcctgcctccaccctccagcctcctgcctcctgcctccaccctcctgcctccaccctccagcctccaccctcctgcctcctgcctccagcctcctgcctcctgccaacAGAAGTAGTCTCCTCTTGTTCTCACCCTGGCCGAGGCACCATGAATCCACTAAGTCTAATCAACAGTTGAACATGATCAAATCTGAGGGTGTTTCAGAAGTAAAGATGGAAAGATCAGTGAATCAGTGCCCGTCTAAGAACAAGCTGTGTTAGTCTTGGAtagtctctctacctctttatctctcccctgtctctctccctctctctccctttttccctacctacctccctctcctctcctctctctccctgtcgctctctctctaccttccaccctctctttttctcattcTTTTTCTATCCGTTTCAGTTTTATCTGATCTGATtggctctctgtcttctctccagCTATTCTGATTGGTGGGCTGCTGGCTGTGGTTTTCGCTGACTTCCTGGTCATCGGTAAAGAGCAGGAACCAGCAGGCTGTAGCGTGTACCTGTGGTAGCCTCACAGggataaaaaaacacaacacgGCTTGCATCTATGGCTGGTTGTGGCACATTACCACAGTGCGTCAGAATCACACCTGGGTCAAATAGCAAAGTCGTCTCAAAAGTGCAAACTGGTACGCACTGGTACGCATGTGCTTTGCAAGCAGACCAAGCACACAAAGGATTTGAAA
This genomic window from Hypomesus transpacificus isolate Combined female chromosome 4, fHypTra1, whole genome shotgun sequence contains:
- the sdc3 gene encoding syndecan-3 encodes the protein MKLPCLMALVALLAHTASGQTSWSPSLDQEGSSGNEFYDDEDLFSGSGSGFPDLKPRPTAAGVVFTTEEPVPLSTTQATGPAPSAPPAAEPSPNPDPTTPLPTEAEGESGRVRELEREREREKERERERERERERERERERERERERERERERERVRAAQSTVSPKSPDAVPVATTGSTVSTAESAVPSSGLDDLVTTEEDEDVYISPEPSTSYPDIPLDTTTEEDMPTTTEATPEPTTTPPLPTTAEPSTTVKTNAPFRPRAPVTPPSRATPTERTTRPPPPSTAQARPEEGNNEVGVVGPSGDFEIREEDRRQNELGRDRSLDVGAGPDLVGNTVDTGSSAAQLPQKNILERKEVLIAVIVGGVVGALFAAFLVMLLVYRMKKKDEGSYTLEEPKQATVTYQKPDKQEEFYA